One Methylocaldum marinum DNA window includes the following coding sequences:
- a CDS encoding transposase, translated as MEEARSPDRARVALDEFALRSVPDTHYAWAERNTAPRVPSDERQRTRLNGFLTVDLHRGLTGVQFRSQGKTGDVVFVVVLTVLRYVQQGCHWITLILDNARTHRHAMEVAARELLSEIAELAHWPDLKATTVEFLHTPPYSPALNPAEYLIHWVRQETLYHLPCTFTLQEKADRIRHHLAQAPPFTPEQMQKLLRHIYKLPKDKTVKWP; from the coding sequence GTGGAGGAAGCCAGGTCTCCGGACCGCGCTCGGGTGGCGCTGGATGAGTTTGCCCTGCGCTCCGTTCCGGATACGCATTACGCTTGGGCCGAGCGGAATACCGCGCCCAGAGTGCCCAGCGACGAACGCCAGCGGACCCGGCTGAATGGTTTTCTGACCGTCGATTTGCACCGGGGGCTCACCGGGGTTCAATTCCGCTCCCAGGGCAAAACCGGCGATGTCGTCTTCGTCGTGGTGCTGACGGTGCTGCGCTACGTACAGCAAGGGTGCCATTGGATCACCCTGATTCTGGACAATGCCCGCACCCATCGGCACGCCATGGAAGTGGCCGCAAGGGAGTTGCTGTCGGAGATCGCCGAACTCGCCCACTGGCCGGACTTGAAAGCCACCACGGTGGAGTTTCTGCATACCCCCCCGTACTCGCCCGCTCTCAACCCGGCCGAGTATCTGATCCATTGGGTTCGCCAAGAGACTCTTTATCATCTACCCTGCACCTTCACGCTCCAGGAAAAGGCGGATCGCATTCGTCACCATCTCGCCCAGGCGCCGCCCTTCACTCCCGAACAAATGCAAAAGCTCCTGCGCCATATTTACAAGTTGCCAAAGGATAAAACAGTAAAATGGCCGTAA